CCCGCGGGCCGCGACATGGCGTGCTACTCCTTCCACGTCACGGAGGCAGCGCTCAAGAAGCTCCAGCAGCAGGGGCGccacgccgcggcggcgggcacCTTCGAGCTAGTCTCCGCGCTGCTGTGGCAGACGGTGGCGAAAATCAGGGGCAACGTGGACACCGTGACCGTGGTCAGGACCGACGCGGCCGCCCGGAGCGGCAGGGCCCTGGCGAACGAGATGAAGGTCTGGTACGTGGAGGCGTcgggctcgtcgccggcgaagaCCGACGTGGCCGAGCTGGCGGCTCTGCTGGCCAAGGGCGTCGTCGACGAGACCGCCGCGGTGGCGGCGTTCCCGGGGGACGTGCTCGTGTACGGCGGCGCGCACCTGACGCTCGTGGACATGGAGCAGGTGGACGTGTACGGGCTGGAGATCAAGGGGCTGCGGCCGGTCCACGTGGAGTACGGCATGGACGGCGTCGGCGAGGAGGGCGCGGTGCTGGTGCAGCCGGACGCCGACGGGCGCGGCCGGCTCGTCACCGCGGTGCTGCCCAGGGACGAGATCGAGAGCCTCCGCGCCGTGCTCGGGAGCGCGCTGCAGGCCGCCGCCTGagcgcccgcgccacgccgcggcGTTCGTCTGAAAGCTCTAGTGTTGTGATGACTACGTTACTGTTACGGTTTGGCGAGCCTAGTTTCTGTAATCGATTTGAGAAGTGTTCTGTACTGGATGATGCTCCCTAATAAGTTGCTCGAATAGCTTATGCAGAATGTACCAAGATTTACACAGGAAACTTTGAAAAATAATAGTTTGAGAGTTGAGACATCGTGATCTTAGAGTGTGCTCCCCATCTCAGTGTCACGAACTTTTGCTTGCTTGGATGTAGGTCAGCCAGTTCAGGTTATCAGAATTGTTTCGTGATACTTTGGCAAATAGCCTGTTTTGACTCAAAATTCTCTGTTGCTCCATTCGAAAAATAATAGTTTGAGAGTTGAAAAATAGTAGTGTGCTCCCCATCTCGGTGTCACAAACTTTTGCTCGCTTGGATGTAGGTCAGCATGTTCAGACATACGGGATCATTTCGTTGTTGTTCCATTCGAATAGTTTGGTGCTTCAGTAGGAGAATTTCGAATTGTTTCTTGAATTGCTTACATGGTGGTTTACTTCCAGCTTATAACCCCTCGATTACAAGATTTCTTAATTATCTGGTTTTTCACCCGCTGAGTACTGAATCAAGAAGTTCGTTTAGTAATGTGTTGTTGTCACCTGCTGTCAGGGCCGACTGTAATCCGGCATGAACATATGCCGTACTGGATGCTGTGACCATCTGCCAACTGCCACACTGAATACTGGTTACTGACAACTGGTGCACTCCTGCATGTCAAATTCAATTCCCTTCCCAGACACTCCATGTAATGATAATGTAAAATGACGTCGGTAATCTGCCACTCCGTGCCATTTATAGGCCATAATTTAAACTGCAACATGGGCCGGGCCCGACTTGATACGATCAACTCCTCCCATGGGACAAGACCAGCCCGTGTGATTCAAATCTAAGCCCAGCCCAAGTTGGGTCGACAACCCCTTCGGGCTTCGGCCCTTGCTACTACAAAATCCAAGCAAGGCCAAccttcctctgcctcttccttCGCTTCGCCGACTCCCAAACCCTAGCCTCGCTctgttgcggcggcggcagagatgGCGAAGTCGCTGCGATCCAAGCGGGAGAAGCGGCTGCGGACGCTGCGGCGGGAGATCGCGGAGCCCTTCTACGACAAGAAGGAGGCCGCGAAGCTCGCCGCGCAGGCTGCCGCCCTTGAAGCTCCCCCGCTTCCGGTCCGCGGCCCGCCGTCCCAGGATGCCGGCAGCTCCCGTGCCGACGGCTCGGCCTCGGCCATGGGTGAGCACTCTACTTCTCTGATGTACCAGGCGTGGATCGCTACATGTTCTACTTCAGTGGAAAAAGCGGAGTTTCTCTACGCCTTGTCTGCTAGTACTTCAGACATGTTTATACAACTCGAATGGAGTCGCCCACAGGGTTTTGCAGAAATTATTACCAGTAAGGTGTAGTAGCTCTGCATATTTTCTGTCCGGACACGTTATAGATGCAGCTCCTTCAATATGCTTAAACTCAAACCTGCTGTTGATTTGTAAACCATCCTTCTGAGTGGCAATCTGCATTACTCCAATGCAATGAATCCGGTGGGGCATGCTCTTCCACTCTGGCTTCTGGCCTCCGTTCTCCTAAAAATTGGAGCTCCATACAGGAAATTTGCAGAAAATGCAGCTCCGGACAGGAAATATGCAGAATTGTTGATTGGAGGGGCTTTATATTTCCAGTAGCCTCATTAGTTTGAACTTACCAATAGCATCCTTACTGTATGTCTGTATAACAACTTGAGATTGTTAAGCACTATGGCTAAGGTGTCACGTGTTTATGGATATCAGAACACTGGTGGTATGTGTGCCATTTTATTACCTTGTTAGTTGTTACTACTTGGATCAGATGTCGTGAGAAGAAACAGATATTGCATTGCAAGCATAAATTTGGATCTATTTGAAAATCTGGAAAGTATTTAGAAATCTTGGGACCACAGCACTAGTGCGAAAAGGAGCTAACCTGAATAGTTGTTTCTATGACATTTTGCATGGACTCAACTGAGGCACCTAATCCATGAGATTTTTAGTAAATTTTATACCTGGTACATTCAGTTTCTTCTTCTGTAGTTTCACTTGCTCCTTGCTTTGTTCTTCCTTAGCTGATGTGCGCTTGCACTGTCTTCCCTTGTGTACAGATGTGGAGATGTCTGATGGAGGAAACGGCAGGTTGAAATCCTTGTTGAAGCCACTTGGCAGCATTAGCAAGAAGAAGGTACAGCTTCATTTGAAGATCAAGAAAGACAAGAGGAAAGCTAGAAAGAAGGGGAAGTTTTCTTTTAAGAAGTAGAGACGTAAGCCTTTTATCTTGTGAACCAAGCAGTTTTGTTGTCAGTTGGAACAACGCTTGTACGAGCACCTAAAGTGCTAACCATCCATCCTTGGGTGGCTACTTATATGTTGAAATGAGTACCTTGTGGCTATGAATTCCAAGCAATGAAATTGACCAGATTGTGTTTGACGTCACATGGCCTTGTGCTTAACTGTTTTGAGTTGATGGTGAGGTTTGTTGTGTGTGTTGCAATGGAGACGTGCCAAGAACGTTGCTCCTTGACAAAAGCTGGTTGAATCGATTATAGCTGAATATCTAGCCTGGTTGCGTTTTTGTGAAGATGTTCCTGTGATTCTAATGTCCACTATTGCCCTTCATGTTGGAGTACAGTTCATATCACATTCTTGCCTTGCATCTCATGTTGTGGTATTTGGAACCAATGTTCTTGCCTTGCATCTCATGGTTACTATCAGAAACTTCTCACATGCTATTGGCCGCCCATGTTGTGATATTTGGAACCAGTGTTCTGCGGTTGGGGTGCATATGATCTGTAACGTGCTATCATTCATATTACTTGGTGTGCAGCCGGAACAGGTTAAAATAATCTCTATCCACCGGCGCTCACGTACTCATGTGCGCATCATCCTGTTTGTGAAACAAAATAGAAAGCAGTTGACTTCACGTTCGCTAGCAGCCTAACATCATGCGCCGAGATGGATGTTGGACAGAGAATTTTGTGCAGCATGTTTCAAGAATTGATGCTCACTGTTCTCTGCATGTATGTTCTTGGAGCTGCGATCTTGCATATGAGCAAGCCTTTTGAGTCGGTCTTCATTTGAAATTGTCTCTGAGCGTCTAGTTGAGCCTACATGCCCACTTGCCATCATTATCCCCACCCGCTGACTGATCCTGGTTGGTTGCAACTCTCCCATGGGCACCAAAGAACTGTTCAAACAAACAAGAAAATTGATCACAAAGGGATAATTATTGTACCATGCTGTGCAATGCAAGCGATGCCATTTCTGCCCCCATTTTCTTGCGCTACGAGATGGGGGAAAAAAATTCTTTTTGCGtgtgcaaaaaaaaagaaaaaagaaaatcaaAAGACTGACAAACTTTAGAGGTCAACGCAAGGCAATATACAGCGATAGCGTAGAATATTTCAGCCTTTTACCGGTCCAGGTTGCAGTTTATGACTTTATGCGCAAATTGCCAAAGAATTTCGATTTTATTGAAAATATAATATTGTAAAATTCCAATAGGAACCAGAAATTTTAGTCGGTCTCCGCCCTCTCTTCCTCTCGACCTTCCATGTCGTCTCCACCAAGTCTCCGCTTCTGAGGAGCTACAGAATTTGCCAAACCAACACGCACGGAAAGGGTCCAAGAGACACGGCAATGGCACTCCACGTCCACGGCCACGGGAGGAGGCTcgccgcggcggcgtgggcATGGCTCGCCGTGTCCATGATGGCGAGCCTGGCGTCGGCGCGGTTCATCGTCGAGAAGAACAGCGTCAAGGTGCTGTCCCCGCGCTCGCTGCGCGGCCACCACGAGGCCGCGATCGCCAACTACGGCGTCCCGGAGTACGGCGGCAGGCTGACCGGCGTGGTGCTGTACCCGGAGGACCCGAAGCTGGCCACGGGCTGCGGGCCGTTTGGCGACAAGAAGTTCAGGTCGCCGTCGGGCCGCCCCGTGGTCCTCCTCGTGGACCGCGGGGGCTGCTACTTCGCGCTCAAGACGTGGAACGCGCAgctggccggcgcggcggccgtgctggTGGCCGACAGCGCCGACGAGCCACTGCTGACGATGGACAGCCCCGAGGACGAGACCCCCGACATGGCGTTCCTCGCTAACATCACGGTCCCCTCGGCGCTGGTCACCAAGCGGTTCGGCGacgccctccgccgcgccgcctccccctcctccggcggcagcggcgaggaggtggtggtgcgCCTCGACTGGCGCGAGTCGATGCCGCACCCCGACGAGCGCGTGGAGTACGAGTTCTGGACCAACAGCAACGACGAGTGCGGGCCGCGGTGCGACGAGCAGGCGGCGTTCGTGCGCGCGTTCCGCGGCCACGCGCAGCTGCTGGAGAAAGGCGGGTACGCGCTCTTCACCCCGCACTACATCACCTGGTTCTGCCCCGACGCGTTCCTGGACACGCCGCAGTGCAAGGCCCAGTGCATCAACCGCGGCCGCTACTGCGTGCCGGACCCGGAgggggacctcgccgccggctatGACGGCAAGGACGTGGTGGTGGAGAACCTGCGCCAGCTCTGCGTCCACCGCGTCGCCAACGCGAGCAGCCGGCCATGGGTCTGGTGGGACTACGTCGCCGACTACCACCTCCGCTGCTCCATGAAGGAGAACAAGTACACCCGCCGCTGCGCCGAGGACGTCGTCCGATCGCTCGGTATTATTTCTTGACGCGATCATGGCGCAGTTCGCCGCGATCGAGCGTGACCGTGCCGTGCTGACCCGGTTCGGCGCTGCAGGGTTGCCGATGGACATGATCGACAAGTGCATGGGGGAtcccgacgccgacgccgagaACGACGTGCTCAAGACGGAGCAGATTGTTCAGGTTGTCTGTCTGACTGACATGCTGATTTCATGGAAGCAATTTGCTCACATCTTTTGCACAAGCCAATTTGCTTAGACTTCGATTCTTGTAGGTCGGGCATGGAACTCGAGGAGACGTGACGATCTTGCCGACGCTGGTGATCAACAACGTGCAGTATCGAGGTATCTACGAGTCTTCCAACTTCATCACAAGATCACACTCTGTATTTTGTGTTTCAAGAAATGGAGTTCCCTTTCTCTGAACAAtctggcattccaggcaaattggAGAGCACTGCGGTCCTCAAAGCGATTTGTGCCGGGTTCAAGGAGACCACCGAGCCTCATGTCTGCCTGACACCAGGTTCGCAGCCTCCATAGATGAAACCCTGCCCTGCCTGCTCAATCGCTTCAGTTCAATGCTAATCGTGGAATCCACCTCTGCACTTTTCTTCAGACATGGAGACCGACGAGTGCCTCGACAACAACGGCGGCTGCTGGCGCGACGAGAAGACCAACATCACGGCCTGCAAGGTACCCGTCCATCCCCAACAGGTTGTTTCAAGTGCAGAGCACTTCAGGTGGTAACTGCCTACTGACCGATCGCATGCTGCCGAAAGCAGGACACCTACAGAGGGAGGATTTGCCAGTGCCCTGTGGTGGGTGGCGTTCAGTACCAAGGAGATGGGTACACCGAATGCAAAGGTACCATCGATCAGTGCCAACGGTTCTCCTCCTTTCGTCACACAATCGTCTCAATCTGACACTGAATTTGAATGGATTTTTCCAACCTGTCCTCCATTTGCATCACCAGCGGTCGGACCGGGCCGGTGCGCCATGGGCAACGGCGGGTGCTGGACGGAGACGAGAAATGGCAAGACTTTATCTGCTTGCTCGGTAATCCGATGAAGAAATAGCAAATTGCTTTAAATACTGCTTCGGGTTTGATCTTCAGGCCAAGATGTGAATCATACGGTTACTGACGTTTGTGGCGTGTGCAGGGTTCAGATTTGAGCGGATGCAAGTGCCCGCCAGGGTTCAAGGGCGACGGCTTCCATTGCCAAGGTACTTCGCCTTAGCTTAGCTTCCTCCATGGCTGAGCCTGAACCTTCGTTGCTGATCCCTCCCTGCCGTTCCAGACGTCGACGAGTGCAGCGAGAAGCTGGCGTGCTCCTGCCCGCACTGCTCGTGCAAGAACAACTGGGGCGGATTCGACTGTaagtgcggcggcggcctgaTGTACATCAAGAGTGAAGACACTTGCATTGGTGAGCACCCCAGCTACCTTTCTGTTCTTGCcgctgcttctcctctgctccgGTGGTGCTATCGCTCAAGATCCATCTCTTCTGCTGTCGAACGTGCAGCCAAGAATATGTCGGCGTTCGGGTGGCTCGTCACCGCCCTGGTCGTGTCgtgcctcgccggcgccggcgtcgcCGGATACGTGTTCTACAAGTACAGGCTCAGGGTATGAATTCAGCAATCTCTTTTAGGCAACCAAAACAGGCAGAAACAATATGTTCTTTTTGTTTGCGGTGTATCATACAATGAACATTGAACAATCTTTGGTTCTTGACTGTGGATGAACTCTATGTTGTGTGCTGCAGCGGTACATGGACTCAGAGATCATGGCGATCATGGCGCAGTACATGCCCCTGGACAGCCAGCACAACGAAAACCAGCCGCTCAGGACGCAAGAGACCCAGCAAGCGTAGCTAGGCATGTGGTAACATCTTCAGCTTCACACTGCCGTCTCACAGAAAGAGAATGCAGCATAGCGATCTCTTGCCAACAAGTCCTTGCAGGTTCTGTCCACCTCTGACAATTGGTTTCTGATCTTGTTTCCACATTTGCAGAGTTGCAGTTGCAGAAGTCGATATCAGCAATGTGCCAAGGCACCCTAAACCCTACACCGAAGTTTTGAGATTTGAAGATGCGACTACACCAGTAGATAAGCATGCCCCTATGTAAATGGCAGGGATTTACACAGATCTTGCACATTCTGCTATTGTTTCAGTGTAGAGACAGGCGAGATAGCATGTGATGGATCTGTTCGGTGATGTATAAAATTTGAGAATTTGCCTGCAAGTACAATTGTTTACTGGAGACCAACAGGCTGTGCAAATATGATGGTGATCCATATGATAAGCTAGTATGTCAGCATGTGAATGATAGATCATCTAGTTTCAAAATTGATTTAGACTGCCCTTGTTTCCCGGCTTGCTTACTTTGTTCGGATGAGCTTGGCGTCGGTGACCTCTCCCTTCCGCGAGAACACCTCCCGCAGGCGCCTCTCGTCGGCGCCCTTGGGCAGGTTCTTCACGCACAGCCGCGACGACATGCGCGCTAGGGTTGCTCACCACGCCGCCAAGAAGACAACGAGGCAGACGGGTGTCCGCTCCACGTCTCTTAAGCCTCAGTGGAAGCAGGAGGGGGGCTGGTTGGCGTGCCGCGTCCGTCGCCGGCAATAGGTCGGCGAAGCCGCAAACCAGTTgtggcggcgccgcggcggtggACAGGGGAAGAGCAGAACCAGTGCCACTGGTCCGCGGGCCCGCAGCAGGGTGCTTCCGTGCTGGGCTGCGCTGCGCTGTAGGAGGTCCAGACTCCCAAGTGTTGGCGGCCTGGCCTTTAGGCGGCGGGTGTGCTCATTTGAGCTTGGGCTATGTGAACCGTGGACGCGCGCGTGGGCTACCTGGGCTCTCATTATATTGGGCCTGCTAGGTCTTTTAGCTCGAGCGAGCGGCCTGCGAGGTCCCAGGACGTCTCAAAAATGGTTAGGAATATTTTTCGGAGGGGGAAAAAACTAAGCTCTACGTTCAGTGTCTCACGAACTGCAAATCTTGTGTCAACGTGTAACACTGT
The sequence above is drawn from the Panicum hallii strain FIL2 chromosome 7, PHallii_v3.1, whole genome shotgun sequence genome and encodes:
- the LOC112901688 gene encoding vacuolar-sorting receptor 7-like, encoding MALHVHGHGRRLAAAAWAWLAVSMMASLASARFIVEKNSVKVLSPRSLRGHHEAAIANYGVPEYGGRLTGVVLYPEDPKLATGCGPFGDKKFRSPSGRPVVLLVDRGGCYFALKTWNAQLAGAAAVLVADSADEPLLTMDSPEDETPDMAFLANITVPSALVTKRFGDALRRAASPSSGGSGEEVVVRLDWRESMPHPDERVEYEFWTNSNDECGPRCDEQAAFVRAFRGHAQLLEKGGYALFTPHYITWFCPDAFLDTPQCKAQCINRGRYCVPDPEGDLAAGYDGKDVVVENLRQLCVHRVANASSRPWVWWDYVADYHLRCSMKENKYTRRCAEDVVRSLGLPMDMIDKCMGDPDADAENDVLKTEQIVQVGHGTRGDVTILPTLVINNVQYRGKLESTAVLKAICAGFKETTEPHVCLTPDMETDECLDNNGGCWRDEKTNITACKDTYRGRICQCPVVGGVQYQGDGYTECKAVGPGRCAMGNGGCWTETRNGKTLSACSGSDLSGCKCPPGFKGDGFHCQDVDECSEKLACSCPHCSCKNNWGGFDCKCGGGLMYIKSEDTCIAKNMSAFGWLVTALVVSCLAGAGVAGYVFYKYRLRRYMDSEIMAIMAQYMPLDSQHNENQPLRTQETQQA
- the LOC112899992 gene encoding uncharacterized protein LOC112899992, whose translation is MAKSLRSKREKRLRTLRREIAEPFYDKKEAAKLAAQAAALEAPPLPVRGPPSQDAGSSRADGSASAMDVEMSDGGNGRLKSLLKPLGSISKKKVQLHLKIKKDKRKARKKGKFSFKK